The Anabaena sp. WA102 genome contains a region encoding:
- a CDS encoding DUF4879 domain-containing protein, translating to MFLKRHNNPIIVTILGLSTIGISVAGMEQAISAPAPALSQVKVIGVNRVPQLCVQTQEVGYGTNQIAQFNGNRLTERSSAPTLGAGRVVTGWTRVWCYQGSFTSGTFTFQATSINFPRNTLSTRLYIR from the coding sequence ATGTTTCTAAAAAGACATAACAATCCAATCATAGTGACTATTTTGGGACTCTCAACTATAGGAATATCAGTTGCGGGTATGGAACAAGCTATATCTGCACCAGCACCCGCATTATCTCAGGTAAAGGTGATTGGTGTTAATCGCGTACCCCAGTTATGTGTTCAAACGCAAGAAGTTGGCTATGGAACAAATCAGATAGCACAGTTTAACGGAAATCGACTAACTGAAAGATCCTCTGCTCCCACGTTGGGAGCGGGACGAGTTGTAACTGGTTGGACAAGAGTCTGGTGTTACCAAGGCTCTTTTACATCTGGTACTTTTACCTTTCAGGCAACTTCAATAAACTTCCCCAGGAACACATTATCCACTAGGCTATATATCCGCTAG
- a CDS encoding HlyD family efflux transporter periplasmic adaptor subunit, with protein MKNFKFKPGFKWLTISASLTSVFLGCWLIFAIFTQSKIQNIPVRIVTAIQDKVEDKITGESGILKLDNQRNIKSSITGTVEQVLVKIGDKVKKDQILIRLRDTETQIKLQEFASDLKEKNLQLVDKQSSLKRAESKLLETQQEYRNIQSTHGNDINKKKDEKIREFQKRKLEVTRKQQALTVKITDLKEAKIKLQENKQLFAKGFISETELKEQEKKVIQAETDLSNAKDELSLSNLDLDQQKLELQSFWQDVRNNKSEPQQKLKEAKSKVDQTVQELNQAKLALNQIMREIEKLKIQRQKIAEELRKTVITSPIDGVILNLQAKLGDVIEPKGDVLVIGNPAQQIVELKLSPLDATKVKIRQQAEISIIGFQSQKLTGKVQQISLLAGDTQNNNQGADNVKITAIVRLDQVNKNIVSGTPVTVALIIAQRNNVTVIPSEAIQENESETFVWIKDQQSKAFKRIIKPGLQGLDNIEIKSGLKPGDEILIPTLENPLNEGDHVVIKMQ; from the coding sequence ATGAAAAACTTTAAGTTCAAACCAGGATTTAAATGGTTGACCATATCGGCAAGTTTAACAAGTGTTTTTCTTGGGTGTTGGTTGATTTTTGCCATATTTACCCAAAGTAAAATTCAAAATATCCCCGTTCGCATAGTAACAGCTATTCAAGACAAAGTAGAAGATAAAATTACTGGTGAAAGTGGCATATTAAAATTAGATAATCAAAGAAATATTAAATCTTCAATCACAGGAACAGTAGAACAAGTTTTAGTCAAAATAGGGGATAAAGTTAAAAAAGATCAAATTTTAATCCGTCTGCGAGATACAGAAACACAAATTAAATTACAAGAATTTGCATCTGATTTGAAAGAGAAGAATTTACAACTTGTTGATAAACAATCATCTTTAAAAAGAGCAGAAAGTAAATTATTAGAAACTCAACAAGAATATAGAAATATTCAAAGTACCCATGGAAATGATATTAATAAGAAAAAAGATGAGAAAATACGGGAATTTCAAAAGCGTAAATTAGAAGTTACCAGAAAACAACAAGCATTAACTGTTAAAATAACCGATTTAAAAGAAGCAAAGATTAAATTACAAGAAAATAAACAACTTTTCGCTAAGGGGTTTATTTCGGAAACTGAATTAAAAGAGCAAGAAAAGAAAGTTATTCAAGCTGAAACAGATTTAAGTAATGCTAAAGATGAATTATCTTTAAGTAATTTAGATTTAGATCAACAGAAATTAGAATTACAAAGTTTTTGGCAAGATGTGAGAAATAACAAATCTGAACCTCAACAAAAATTGAAAGAAGCTAAATCTAAAGTTGACCAAACTGTACAAGAATTAAACCAAGCTAAATTAGCACTCAATCAAATTATGAGAGAAATAGAAAAACTCAAAATACAACGTCAAAAAATTGCTGAAGAATTAAGAAAAACAGTAATTACTTCTCCTATTGATGGTGTAATTCTCAATTTACAAGCAAAATTAGGTGATGTAATTGAACCGAAAGGAGATGTTTTAGTTATTGGTAATCCTGCTCAACAAATTGTGGAATTAAAGTTATCTCCTTTAGACGCAACTAAGGTTAAAATTAGACAACAAGCGGAAATTAGTATTATTGGTTTTCAATCACAGAAATTAACTGGTAAGGTTCAACAAATATCTTTATTAGCTGGAGATACCCAAAATAATAATCAAGGTGCAGATAATGTCAAAATTACAGCAATTGTGCGTTTAGATCAAGTTAATAAAAATATTGTTTCTGGAACTCCAGTCACAGTTGCGTTGATTATCGCTCAACGTAATAATGTGACAGTTATTCCTAGTGAAGCTATTCAAGAAAATGAATCAGAAACATTTGTTTGGATAAAAGATCAACAATCTAAGGCTTTTAAAAGAATAATTAAACCTGGTTTACAAGGATTAGATAATATTGAAATTAAATCAGGGTTAAAACCAGGAGATGAAATATTAATTCCCACTTTAGAAAATCCTTTAAATGAGGGAGATCATGTTGTCATAAAAATGCAGTAA
- a CDS encoding ABC transporter permease, whose amino-acid sequence MNINDLLSLTSSSLRSNPLRSFLSSLGVFMGVFAVSGTLQVSDIGKIYLKTQLQKMESPQISIQAPYNSVTSQQKKYQSEDLEWLKTKLSGWKYIAPVQNSGSDAIFLGTQKINVESQAVTPDFLPISGRKLIAGKFFTVNDLQQTRSVVVIDRLLAQKLFKGKNSLGKMIYFQNKSYYIQGVIQTRKSNTWGEEQGLILIPLSVYQSLKSSPFFDKITITPKNPENIEQLQNQAINTLKKRFPNVDIYASSNVEEVKSLEKVLNGVTIILLLIGSISLFVGGVGIANITIASVVERTPEIGLRRAIGATQKNILIQFLLEATFISMTGGILAIVTVQGITTITVTLLNLPYQISYETPLVSLSSAIMVGIISSFLPALRASKLDPVEALRSQ is encoded by the coding sequence ATGAACATCAATGATTTATTATCTTTAACATCTAGTTCTTTACGCAGTAATCCCTTGCGCTCATTTCTGAGTAGTTTAGGTGTATTTATGGGTGTATTTGCTGTGAGTGGAACATTACAAGTAAGCGATATTGGAAAAATATATTTAAAGACGCAATTACAAAAAATGGAATCTCCGCAAATTTCTATTCAAGCTCCCTATAACTCGGTTACGTCTCAACAAAAAAAATATCAAAGCGAAGATTTAGAATGGTTAAAAACCAAATTATCTGGTTGGAAATATATTGCTCCTGTACAAAATAGTGGTAGTGATGCTATTTTTTTGGGAACTCAAAAAATCAATGTGGAAAGTCAAGCAGTAACACCAGATTTCTTACCTATTTCGGGAAGGAAATTAATTGCTGGTAAGTTTTTTACAGTTAATGATTTGCAGCAAACCCGTTCTGTTGTTGTTATAGATCGATTACTCGCACAAAAACTATTTAAAGGTAAAAATTCATTGGGAAAAATGATTTATTTTCAAAATAAGTCTTATTATATTCAAGGTGTTATTCAAACTAGAAAAAGTAATACTTGGGGAGAGGAACAAGGATTGATACTGATTCCTTTATCTGTTTATCAATCTCTCAAATCAAGTCCTTTTTTTGATAAAATTACTATTACTCCTAAGAATCCAGAAAATATAGAACAACTGCAAAATCAAGCAATTAACACTTTAAAGAAAAGATTCCCTAATGTAGATATTTACGCTTCTAGCAATGTTGAAGAGGTGAAAAGTTTAGAAAAAGTCTTAAATGGTGTGACTATTATTCTCTTACTTATTGGGAGTATTTCTTTATTTGTGGGGGGTGTGGGAATTGCTAATATTACTATAGCATCAGTTGTGGAACGGACTCCAGAAATAGGTTTAAGACGCGCTATTGGTGCTACACAAAAAAATATTTTAATTCAGTTTTTACTTGAAGCAACTTTTATTAGTATGACAGGAGGAATACTTGCAATAGTTACTGTACAAGGAATTACAACTATAACTGTAACTCTCTTGAATTTACCCTATCAAATCAGTTATGAAACTCCTTTAGTTTCTCTCAGTTCTGCTATTATGGTAGGGATCATTTCTAGCTTTTTACCTGCGCTGAGAGCTAGTAAATTAGATCCTGTTGAGGCTTTACGCTCTCAATAA
- a CDS encoding TolC family protein: MNRFLLPISSLLLIFLFPGLGKSQNIANPPSLPKSNSDLQLLLNNSSQELPLKLADSVYLALQNNRDLKIAYLQRILDQKQLAETESQFNPTFTPQLSLNLNNNQTGSNINNNTTALLGANFNLKIPTGGNLSLTWQGQNLLSRTSSLDTSSNTNTLSQSVNLNFSQPLLKAFGTQLNTLSIQRAKLTENANILNIKNTTSQAITNTIVSYRSLLLAQERLKIEQLSFANAKKDLDRLQALFEFGRIPKNDLVERQADIAQQEVNLLNTQSSLEQAISELTKTIDLPITKKLIAMEKPDPPTSLNLPAFTEMLELAKANNTGYLAAVNAVENAKFGIRESKNQQQLDLKLNVSYGFNSASNTQDTNNLSSSLVLNREFGNLSQDNAVVKSEISLQNANYTLAKTQDNLNEELKNKTRNVKDTFKQIELAQQARKLAASKVINAKERMRLSSNISMTDIINFEKSLVDAQNQELNAIINHLNSITQLEQFLGITLSKWVK; the protein is encoded by the coding sequence ATGAATCGTTTTTTATTACCAATATCATCTTTACTCTTGATTTTCCTATTTCCGGGTTTAGGAAAATCTCAAAATATAGCTAATCCACCAAGTTTACCAAAATCTAATTCTGATTTACAATTACTATTAAATAACTCTAGTCAGGAGTTACCCTTAAAATTAGCTGATTCTGTTTATTTAGCTTTACAAAATAATCGAGATTTAAAAATAGCTTACCTCCAACGTATTTTAGATCAAAAACAATTAGCTGAAACTGAATCTCAATTTAATCCAACTTTTACACCACAGCTATCTTTAAATTTGAATAATAATCAAACTGGTAGTAATATCAATAATAATACAACTGCTCTTTTAGGTGCTAATTTTAATTTAAAAATTCCTACAGGTGGTAATTTAAGTTTAACATGGCAAGGACAAAATCTTTTATCTCGTACTAGCTCATTAGATACTTCCTCAAATACAAATACTCTAAGTCAAAGTGTCAATCTTAATTTTAGTCAACCTTTATTAAAGGCTTTTGGTACACAATTAAATACTCTGAGTATTCAAAGAGCGAAATTGACAGAAAATGCAAATATTTTAAATATAAAAAATACTACTTCTCAAGCAATTACTAATACTATAGTTAGTTATAGAAGTTTATTGTTAGCTCAGGAAAGATTAAAAATTGAACAATTATCTTTTGCTAATGCTAAAAAAGATTTAGATAGATTACAAGCATTATTTGAATTTGGGAGAATTCCTAAAAATGATCTGGTTGAGCGTCAAGCTGATATTGCTCAACAAGAAGTAAATTTACTGAATACACAATCAAGTTTAGAACAAGCAATTTCTGAATTAACTAAAACTATAGATTTACCCATAACGAAAAAACTAATTGCTATGGAAAAACCTGATCCTCCAACAAGTTTAAATTTACCAGCTTTTACAGAAATGCTAGAATTAGCTAAAGCGAATAATACTGGTTATCTTGCTGCTGTTAATGCTGTGGAAAATGCTAAATTTGGGATAAGAGAATCTAAAAATCAACAACAATTAGATTTAAAATTAAACGTGAGTTATGGGTTTAATAGTGCTTCTAATACTCAAGATACAAATAATTTAAGTTCGTCTTTAGTATTAAATCGTGAATTTGGTAATCTTAGTCAAGATAATGCGGTAGTTAAAAGTGAGATTAGCTTACAAAATGCTAATTACACTCTAGCAAAAACTCAGGATAATTTGAATGAGGAGTTGAAAAATAAAACTCGTAATGTAAAAGATACTTTTAAGCAGATTGAATTAGCACAGCAAGCACGAAAGTTAGCAGCATCAAAAGTGATAAATGCTAAGGAAAGAATGAGATTAAGTAGTAATATTTCAATGACGGATATTATTAACTTTGAAAAAAGTTTAGTTGATGCTCAAAATCAAGAACTTAATGCTATCATTAATCATCTTAATAGTATCACTCAACTAGAACAGTTTTTGGGAATTACTCTGAGTAAATGGGTTAAATAA
- the eno gene encoding phosphopyruvate hydratase: MTKFLDTAIEAIVSREILDSRGRPTLEAEVHLAGGAVGLAQVPSGASTGTFEAHELRDGDKSRYGGKGVLTAVKNANEILAPKLLGLDVLNQELLDRTMIATDGSANKSNLGANAILGISLAAAKAGAAALDIPLYRYLGGPLANLLPVPLMNVINGGAHASNNVDFQEFMIVPIGAPSFKEALRWGAEVFATLSKVLDDKGLLTGVGDEGGFAPNLESNQVALELLVAAIKQAGYKPGEEVALALDVAASEFYKNGQYVYDGKPHSPVEFIDYLGQLVDQYPIVSIEDGLHEEDWQSWQLLTQKIGSKVQLVGDDLFVTNATRLQKGIEQKAANSILIKLNQIGSLTETLETIDLATRNGFRSVISHRSGETEDTTIADLAVATRAGQIKTGSLCRSERVAKYNRLLRIEHELGDRAVYAGTVGLGPK, translated from the coding sequence ATGACTAAATTTCTAGACACCGCGATTGAAGCCATTGTCTCCCGCGAAATCCTCGACTCACGGGGAAGACCTACCCTAGAAGCAGAAGTACATTTAGCTGGTGGTGCAGTCGGACTAGCTCAAGTTCCTAGCGGTGCTTCCACAGGCACATTTGAGGCTCATGAACTGCGAGATGGGGATAAAAGCCGTTATGGTGGTAAAGGAGTCCTCACGGCGGTAAAAAACGCCAATGAGATATTAGCACCCAAATTATTAGGTTTGGATGTCCTCAACCAAGAACTGTTAGACCGGACAATGATTGCTACAGATGGTTCAGCTAACAAATCTAACTTAGGTGCAAATGCCATTTTAGGTATTTCCTTAGCAGCAGCCAAAGCAGGTGCAGCAGCTTTAGATATTCCTCTCTATCGCTATTTGGGTGGACCTTTGGCGAATTTATTGCCAGTCCCCTTAATGAATGTGATCAACGGTGGAGCGCACGCATCTAATAACGTTGACTTTCAAGAGTTTATGATTGTCCCTATCGGTGCGCCTTCTTTCAAAGAAGCTTTGCGTTGGGGTGCGGAAGTATTTGCGACTCTCAGCAAAGTGTTAGATGATAAAGGTTTGCTGACAGGTGTAGGTGATGAAGGTGGTTTTGCACCTAACCTAGAATCTAACCAAGTGGCTTTAGAATTGTTGGTAGCTGCAATTAAACAAGCTGGTTACAAACCGGGTGAAGAAGTAGCTTTAGCCTTAGACGTGGCTGCAAGTGAATTTTACAAAAATGGGCAATATGTTTATGATGGTAAACCCCATAGTCCTGTTGAATTTATTGATTATTTAGGTCAGTTGGTTGACCAATATCCGATTGTTTCCATTGAAGATGGTTTACATGAGGAAGATTGGCAAAGTTGGCAATTACTAACTCAGAAAATTGGCTCAAAAGTACAATTAGTCGGTGATGATTTATTTGTAACTAACGCTACCCGCTTACAAAAAGGCATTGAACAAAAAGCCGCTAACTCGATTTTGATTAAGTTGAATCAAATCGGTTCTCTAACTGAAACTTTGGAAACCATTGATTTAGCCACTCGCAACGGTTTCCGTTCAGTAATTAGCCATCGTTCTGGTGAAACTGAAGATACAACAATTGCTGATTTGGCTGTAGCTACCCGCGCCGGTCAAATTAAAACCGGTTCTCTATGTCGTAGTGAACGAGTAGCAAAATACAATCGCCTCCTCCGCATTGAGCATGAATTAGGCGATCGCGCTGTCTATGCTGGTACTGTTGGTTTAGGACCAAAATAG
- the argC gene encoding N-acetyl-gamma-glutamyl-phosphate reductase, which produces MGNLRRVPVGIVGASGYGGVQLVRLLMDHPEVEIVYLGGESSTGKSFADLYPHFANIVNLPIEAVEPEVIASRCEVVFLSLPNGLACQIAPQLIEKGCKVLDLSADYRFGDLKTYTDWYGTERSDRSTAATAVYGLPELYRDRIAESNLIGCPGCYPTASLLALSPLLKQGLIVPETAIIDAKSGTSGGGRQAKVNLLLAEADNSLGAYNVGRHRHTPEIEQICSELAGHEVKIQFTPHLIPMVRGILATVYATMRDPGLVRDDLITIYNAFYRNSPWVKICNSGTYPQTKWACGSNSCYIGIEVDPRTGRVIVMSAIDNLIKGQAGQAIQCMNLMLGWDETLGLPKVGFYP; this is translated from the coding sequence ATGGGAAATTTAAGACGCGTACCAGTTGGAATTGTTGGCGCGTCAGGGTATGGCGGAGTGCAGCTAGTCCGACTGCTGATGGATCATCCTGAAGTGGAAATTGTTTATTTAGGTGGTGAAAGCAGCACGGGTAAATCCTTTGCTGACCTGTACCCACATTTCGCTAATATAGTGAATTTGCCCATTGAGGCGGTAGAACCGGAAGTTATTGCTAGTCGTTGTGAAGTGGTATTTCTGTCTTTACCGAATGGACTAGCTTGCCAAATTGCTCCTCAACTTATAGAAAAAGGCTGCAAGGTCCTGGATCTGAGTGCTGATTATCGCTTTGGTGATTTGAAAACTTATACAGATTGGTATGGTACAGAAAGAAGCGATCGCTCGACAGCAGCCACAGCAGTATATGGTTTACCAGAATTGTACCGCGATCGCATTGCCGAATCAAATCTAATTGGCTGTCCCGGTTGCTATCCTACAGCCAGTTTACTGGCATTGTCCCCACTGTTAAAACAAGGTTTAATAGTTCCCGAAACAGCCATCATTGATGCCAAATCCGGCACATCTGGAGGCGGCAGACAAGCCAAAGTCAACCTGTTGTTAGCCGAAGCTGATAACTCTCTGGGTGCTTATAACGTTGGTAGACACCGCCACACCCCAGAAATTGAGCAGATTTGTAGTGAATTGGCAGGACATGAGGTAAAAATCCAATTTACACCCCATCTCATCCCGATGGTGCGGGGGATTTTAGCCACTGTGTACGCCACCATGCGCGACCCTGGTTTAGTCCGTGATGACCTCATTACCATCTATAACGCCTTTTACCGTAATTCCCCTTGGGTGAAAATCTGCAATAGTGGCACTTATCCCCAAACAAAATGGGCGTGTGGCAGTAACAGTTGTTACATAGGTATAGAAGTTGACCCCCGCACCGGGCGCGTTATCGTCATGTCAGCCATTGACAACCTGATTAAAGGCCAAGCCGGACAAGCAATTCAGTGTATGAACCTGATGTTAGGCTGGGATGAAACCTTGGGATTACCTAAAGTTGGGTTTTATCCTTAA
- a CDS encoding helix-turn-helix domain-containing protein has translation MTENSQLQKFGEYIRTIRKAQNLSQEQLAELSGLHRNYIGGVERGERNIALLNIIRIAQALGISPSELLKGLD, from the coding sequence GTGACAGAAAATTCTCAACTTCAAAAATTTGGCGAATATATTCGCACAATCAGAAAAGCGCAAAATCTTTCTCAAGAACAGTTAGCAGAACTGTCAGGACTACATCGCAACTATATCGGTGGTGTTGAACGTGGTGAAAGAAATATTGCTTTGTTAAATATTATCCGTATTGCTCAGGCTCTGGGAATATCACCCAGTGAATTATTAAAAGGTTTAGATTAA
- a CDS encoding ScaI family restriction endonuclease — protein MVFPYASIPVEKWADKTKELIEEHPLKPNVIREVALKSWQLLWQTKIGEEDTYLSLAEIDPPAIMVGYFFEKLFAKELQKRYPEEWRGTQCKDEKDIVYLKDTRYSIEIKTSGQLGTKIFGNRSYGQKAKDENNEELAKKEKSGYYITANFYQQSLTLLRFGWIDHEDWNAQKSATGQASGLDQKVYEHKLFTISGEYILDSPVNLLCKVGDVIANEMNKEGIKIIQELSDYQGNNQTVKKAKVQEKYHNILKLNSGIEKFALGKNIINSVWWWLT, from the coding sequence ATGGTATTTCCTTATGCCAGTATTCCAGTTGAAAAATGGGCAGATAAAACAAAAGAACTGATAGAAGAACATCCTCTCAAGCCAAATGTTATTAGAGAGGTTGCTTTAAAGAGTTGGCAGCTTTTATGGCAAACAAAAATAGGAGAGGAAGACACATATTTGAGCCTGGCAGAAATTGATCCACCAGCTATTATGGTGGGTTATTTTTTTGAAAAACTATTTGCCAAAGAATTGCAAAAGCGTTATCCAGAAGAATGGAGAGGAACACAATGTAAAGATGAAAAAGATATTGTTTATCTAAAGGATACAAGATATTCAATAGAGATAAAAACTTCTGGTCAGCTTGGCACAAAAATTTTTGGAAATCGCAGCTATGGTCAAAAAGCAAAAGATGAAAATAATGAGGAGCTTGCTAAAAAAGAAAAGTCTGGTTATTATATTACAGCTAATTTCTACCAGCAAAGTTTAACATTATTAAGATTCGGTTGGATAGATCATGAAGACTGGAATGCACAAAAATCAGCAACAGGTCAGGCATCTGGTTTAGATCAAAAAGTCTATGAGCATAAACTTTTTACAATATCAGGAGAATATATTTTAGATTCTCCTGTTAATTTATTATGTAAAGTTGGTGATGTAATTGCGAATGAGATGAATAAGGAAGGAATAAAAATTATTCAGGAATTAAGTGATTATCAAGGTAATAATCAAACTGTTAAAAAAGCCAAAGTGCAGGAAAAATATCACAATATACTTAAATTGAATTCAGGGATTGAAAAATTTGCACTGGGCAAAAACATAATAAATAGTGTTTGGTGGTGGTTAACTTAA
- a CDS encoding DNA-methyltransferase, giving the protein MNLTDISKLLGKPYFQASNCLIYNLDCLEAMTILPDESINLTVTSPPYNIGKEYENLLPLDDYINWCEQWIKEVYRLTLCDGAFWLNLGYLSIKNRAKAIPISYLLWDKIPFYLIQEIVWNYGAGVAGSKFFSPRNEKFLWYVKNSEAYTFNLDDIRDPNVKYPNQKKNGKIRVNPLGKNPTDVWEFPKVTSGQNRSSKERTPHPAQFPSAVIQRIIQASSNQNQIILDPFLGSGTTAMVALDLNRLVIGFEIRQDYCDIAANRIETFLKEQSCQVEQMSLFL; this is encoded by the coding sequence ATGAATTTGACTGATATAAGTAAATTACTAGGTAAACCCTACTTTCAAGCGTCTAATTGTCTCATTTACAATTTAGATTGTTTAGAGGCGATGACAATTTTACCAGATGAATCAATTAATTTAACTGTCACCAGTCCACCGTATAACATTGGTAAAGAATATGAAAATTTATTGCCATTAGACGATTATATAAATTGGTGTGAACAATGGATAAAAGAAGTTTATCGTCTGACTTTATGTGATGGAGCTTTTTGGCTAAATTTAGGTTATTTATCTATTAAAAATCGTGCTAAAGCAATTCCTATTTCATATTTGCTTTGGGATAAAATTCCTTTTTATTTAATTCAGGAAATTGTTTGGAATTATGGTGCTGGAGTCGCAGGAAGTAAGTTCTTTTCACCTAGAAATGAGAAATTTTTGTGGTATGTGAAAAATTCAGAAGCTTATACTTTTAATCTTGACGATATTCGTGATCCTAATGTTAAATATCCCAATCAAAAAAAGAATGGTAAAATCAGGGTTAATCCTTTAGGTAAAAATCCCACTGATGTTTGGGAATTTCCGAAAGTAACTTCTGGACAAAACCGATCTTCAAAAGAAAGAACACCACACCCAGCACAGTTTCCCTCTGCTGTCATTCAAAGAATAATTCAAGCATCTTCAAATCAAAATCAAATTATCCTAGATCCATTTTTGGGTTCAGGTACTACTGCTATGGTAGCTTTAGATTTAAATCGGCTAGTAATTGGTTTTGAAATTCGTCAAGATTACTGTGATATTGCTGCTAATAGAATTGAAACTTTTTTGAAAGAACAAAGTTGTCAAGTAGAACAAATGTCTTTATTTCTATAA
- the ribBA gene encoding bifunctional 3,4-dihydroxy-2-butanone-4-phosphate synthase/GTP cyclohydrolase II: MSQSNITQTFKFDSIDAALADLKAGRVIVVVDDENRENEGDLICAAQFATPDMINFMAVEARGLICLAMTGDRLDELDLPLMVSTLTDTNQTAFTVSIDAGPHLGVSTGISAEDRARTIQVALNPGTKPEELRRPGHIFPLRARPGGVLKRAGHTEAAVDLSRLAGLYPAGVICEIQNPDGSMARLNQLVEYAKNHHLKIISIADLISYRLQNDRLIYREIITKLPSQFGQFDIYGYRHTLDNTEHVAIVKGDPANFRDEAVMVRMHSECLTGDALGSLRCDCRMQLQAALKMIENAGQGVVVYLRQEGRGIGLVNKLKAYSLQDMGLDTVEANERLGFPADLRDYGMGAQILMDLGIKKIRLITNNPRKIAGVKGYGLDVVDRVPLLIESNDFNSYYLATKAKKLGHMLLQTYLVTVAIHWQDEPESVTGRYERLEKIRYLSKNQHLLLQEEARPLGIALFDQPSLTVHLGFDQANIAESNWYQQKGHPYLQAICQILDEIATLPYIQKMEFLIATGSDPLSNLQVQLDRQTFSDGVLPSSLRDNLQTQHIYSFSK; this comes from the coding sequence GTGTCACAGTCTAATATTACCCAAACCTTTAAATTTGATTCTATTGATGCCGCTTTGGCCGATCTCAAAGCTGGTCGTGTCATCGTTGTCGTAGATGACGAAAATCGAGAAAATGAAGGCGATTTAATTTGCGCCGCCCAATTTGCCACCCCGGACATGATCAACTTCATGGCTGTAGAAGCCAGAGGACTGATTTGTTTGGCAATGACAGGCGATCGCCTCGATGAACTAGACTTACCATTAATGGTCAGCACACTCACGGATACTAACCAAACCGCCTTTACAGTTAGTATTGATGCCGGACCCCATTTAGGCGTTAGTACCGGCATTTCCGCCGAAGACCGCGCCCGCACGATCCAAGTCGCCCTCAACCCAGGCACCAAACCGGAAGAATTACGCCGTCCAGGTCATATTTTTCCCCTGCGGGCTAGACCGGGAGGCGTACTCAAACGGGCAGGACATACAGAAGCCGCTGTAGACCTATCCCGATTGGCGGGACTGTATCCAGCCGGGGTAATTTGTGAAATTCAAAACCCCGATGGTTCAATGGCGCGATTAAATCAGTTAGTCGAATATGCCAAAAATCATCACCTCAAAATTATTAGCATTGCCGATTTAATCAGTTATCGTCTCCAAAACGATCGCCTAATATACAGAGAAATCATTACCAAACTCCCCAGCCAGTTCGGTCAATTTGATATTTACGGCTACCGTCACACCCTAGATAATACAGAACACGTTGCCATTGTCAAGGGAGATCCGGCAAATTTCCGAGATGAAGCTGTGATGGTGCGAATGCACTCGGAATGTTTAACAGGAGATGCTTTAGGTTCTCTGCGCTGTGACTGTCGGATGCAGTTACAAGCCGCATTAAAAATGATTGAAAATGCTGGTCAAGGTGTCGTTGTTTACCTACGTCAGGAGGGACGGGGCATAGGTTTAGTTAACAAGTTGAAAGCCTATTCTTTGCAGGATATGGGACTAGATACAGTGGAAGCAAATGAGCGGTTAGGATTTCCCGCTGATTTGCGTGATTATGGCATGGGGGCGCAAATTCTCATGGATTTGGGTATTAAAAAAATTCGTTTGATCACTAATAATCCCCGTAAAATCGCTGGTGTTAAAGGTTATGGATTAGACGTGGTAGATCGTGTTCCCCTCTTAATTGAGTCTAATGATTTTAATTCCTATTACCTAGCTACTAAAGCTAAGAAATTGGGACATATGCTGTTACAAACTTATCTAGTTACAGTAGCGATACATTGGCAAGATGAACCAGAATCCGTCACCGGACGCTATGAACGACTAGAGAAAATACGGTATTTATCCAAAAATCAACATTTATTGTTACAGGAAGAAGCCCGTCCATTGGGAATCGCTTTATTTGATCAACCCTCTTTAACTGTACATTTGGGTTTTGACCAAGCTAATATTGCTGAATCCAATTGGTATCAACAAAAAGGTCATCCTTACCTGCAAGCAATCTGCCAGATTTTAGATGAAATTGCAACTTTACCCTATATTCAGAAAATGGAATTTCTGATTGCGACAGGTAGCGATCCTTTGAGTAATTTGCAGGTACAACTAGACAGGCAAACTTTCTCTGATGGTGTCCTGCCTTCATCTTTGAGAGATAACTTGCAGACACAGCACATTTACAGTTTTAGTAAGTAA